From a region of the Synechococcus sp. PCC 7502 genome:
- a CDS encoding DsbA family protein, with product MKPIRIFYFSDVLCIWAYIAQVRLEELKIAFSENITIDYHFLPVFGNTREKLENGWRDRGGLTGYQNHVKEIASKFEHISVHPDVWSRVPASSTSAHLFLNAIQLLEIKGLVPESDPVLERTAWAFREAFFTKLADISDRKVQFEIAEKLGLNTNLIQAQIDSGEAYALLSKDFDLIKEHTVTVSPTLIFNEGRQRLNGNVGYRVIEANIRELLNNPPDEQSWC from the coding sequence ATGAAACCAATTCGTATTTTCTATTTCTCAGATGTTCTTTGTATTTGGGCTTACATTGCTCAAGTTCGTTTAGAAGAACTAAAAATTGCTTTTTCTGAAAATATCACTATTGATTATCACTTCCTTCCTGTTTTTGGGAATACACGTGAGAAGTTAGAGAATGGATGGCGCGATCGCGGTGGATTAACGGGATATCAAAATCATGTCAAGGAGATCGCTAGTAAATTTGAGCATATTTCTGTACATCCTGATGTTTGGTCACGAGTTCCCGCTTCTTCCACATCAGCCCATTTATTTCTGAATGCTATTCAGTTGCTAGAGATAAAAGGTTTAGTTCCAGAATCCGATCCAGTTTTAGAAAGAACCGCTTGGGCGTTTCGAGAGGCATTTTTTACGAAACTCGCCGATATTAGCGATCGCAAGGTGCAGTTTGAAATCGCCGAGAAATTGGGGCTAAATACTAATCTCATTCAAGCGCAGATCGATAGTGGTGAGGCTTATGCTTTGCTATCCAAGGATTTTGATTTAATCAAAGAACATACGGTTACGGTCAGTCCTACTCTGATTTTTAATGAAGGGCGACAGAGATTAAACGGCAATGTCGGTTATCGAGTGATTGAGGCAAATATTCGGGAGTTGTTGAATAATCCACCCGATGAACAATCTTGGTGTTAG
- a CDS encoding rhodanese-like domain-containing protein produces the protein MIDQYNISQLTEIDAISLKQMLDLQEVILVDVRESREYATEHIVGSISIPLSTFDQNLIENTGDKPLVICCQSGMRSSRASQKLLGNGYEHVMQLKGGLSSWKAAGFKTQVNRHAPISLFRQVQIVAGSLVAIGTGLGVLVSPWFLLLSGFVSCGLVFAGVTNTCAMGMLLMKLPYNQRTL, from the coding sequence ATGATTGACCAATACAATATCTCGCAATTAACCGAGATTGATGCCATATCCCTCAAACAAATGCTCGATTTACAAGAAGTTATCTTGGTAGATGTCCGAGAATCGAGAGAATATGCAACTGAACATATCGTAGGTTCTATTTCCATACCCTTATCAACCTTTGACCAAAATCTGATTGAGAACACGGGAGATAAGCCCCTAGTAATCTGCTGTCAATCGGGAATGCGTTCAAGTCGAGCCTCTCAGAAATTACTAGGAAATGGATATGAGCATGTGATGCAGCTTAAAGGTGGTCTATCAAGCTGGAAAGCTGCAGGATTCAAAACACAGGTCAATCGCCATGCTCCCATTAGTCTATTTCGTCAAGTGCAAATTGTGGCTGGTTCTCTTGTGGCAATCGGGACAGGATTAGGCGTTTTAGTATCCCCTTGGTTCTTGCTATTGAGTGGATTTGTTAGCTGTGGTTTGGTATTCGCTGGTGTCACCAATACCTGCGCTATGGGAATGCTTTTGATGAAACTTCCTTACAATCAAAGGACTTTATAA